The proteins below are encoded in one region of Paenibacillus albus:
- a CDS encoding DEAD/DEAH box helicase: protein MTWETLKLQPQLIETLKGNQIDSPTPVQAATIPVLMDGHDVSAKSQTGTGKTLAYMLPALERVDTSNQAVQVMVLAPTQELAMQIFRVAEIYGEPIGVKTQQLIGGASMQRQVEKLRLHPHVVVGTPGRIHELVNSGKLKLHQIRLVIIDEADQVFNLGSTVEVENLLRGMMRDRQIAFFSATRPQAMADVEERWMRDPQRVDVSPDQQAGKQVLHYFIVSERRDKVDTARRLIRMLKPKSALLFINETDEIANYEAKLSYEGFTVETLYGDADKQRRAATLARFRDGRCQLLVATDVAARGLDIADLPLVVHLDPALDADHYVHRSGRTGRMGKAGTVISIVTRNQLFIMDKFRKQLGIDLQEKTLYAGKLWNPGEEQRGRDFGRGDGARKPGSGSARPAAVRAAAPAGTRSGGEAASASAGGVAGARGSSKPSSAGAGAAKPTKSKREQERERKNKGAPKWLKAKQQGEEQK from the coding sequence GTGACATGGGAAACATTGAAGCTGCAGCCGCAGCTGATTGAAACGTTGAAAGGCAACCAGATTGATTCGCCGACCCCGGTGCAAGCAGCTACGATTCCGGTACTGATGGACGGGCATGACGTGTCGGCCAAATCGCAGACAGGTACAGGCAAAACACTGGCTTACATGCTGCCTGCGCTTGAGCGAGTAGATACATCCAACCAGGCTGTGCAGGTAATGGTGCTTGCTCCGACGCAGGAGCTGGCGATGCAAATTTTTCGTGTTGCCGAAATTTACGGCGAGCCCATCGGGGTAAAGACGCAGCAGCTGATCGGCGGCGCGTCGATGCAGCGCCAGGTGGAGAAGCTCCGGCTGCATCCGCATGTCGTTGTCGGTACGCCGGGGCGGATACATGAGCTTGTGAACTCCGGGAAGCTGAAGCTCCATCAAATTCGGCTCGTCATTATTGACGAGGCGGATCAGGTGTTCAACCTCGGCTCCACAGTTGAGGTGGAAAATCTGCTGCGCGGCATGATGCGCGATCGTCAGATCGCTTTCTTCTCCGCGACGCGTCCGCAAGCGATGGCGGATGTAGAAGAGCGGTGGATGCGCGATCCGCAGCGAGTGGATGTGTCGCCGGATCAGCAGGCGGGCAAGCAGGTTTTGCATTATTTTATCGTAAGCGAGCGTCGCGACAAGGTCGATACGGCAAGAAGGCTCATTCGGATGCTGAAGCCAAAATCTGCGCTGCTGTTCATTAACGAAACCGATGAAATCGCGAATTATGAAGCGAAGCTGAGCTATGAGGGCTTCACTGTTGAGACGCTATATGGCGATGCGGACAAGCAGCGTCGTGCTGCCACGCTTGCACGCTTCCGCGACGGACGCTGCCAGCTCCTTGTCGCAACGGATGTTGCGGCTCGCGGGCTCGATATCGCCGATTTGCCGCTCGTTGTCCATCTTGATCCCGCTCTTGATGCGGATCATTATGTGCATCGTTCCGGCCGGACGGGCCGGATGGGTAAAGCGGGTACGGTCATTTCCATCGTGACTCGCAACCAGCTGTTCATTATGGATAAATTCCGCAAGCAGCTTGGCATCGACCTGCAGGAGAAGACGTTGTATGCCGGGAAGCTGTGGAATCCCGGCGAAGAGCAGCGCGGCCGCGATTTTGGCCGCGGCGATGGTGCGCGTAAGCCGGGCAGCGGCAGCGCTCGCCCGGCAGCGGTTCGCGCGGCTGCGCCAGCGGGCACGCGCAGCGGCGGCGAAGCTGCGAGCGCAAGCGCCGGTGGCGTCGCAGGCGCTCGGGGTAGCAGCAAGCCGAGCAGCGCGGGCGCGGGTGCGGCGAAGCCGACGAAGTCGAAGCGCGAGCAGGAACGCGAGCGCAAGAACAAAGGCGCGCCGAAGTGGCTGAAAGCGAAGCAGCAAGGCGAAGAGCAAAAGTAA
- a CDS encoding SDR family NAD(P)-dependent oxidoreductase, producing MLHGKIVLITGAASGIGAETARLLAASGAVPIITGRRLDKLELMASSIVGQYGCYKLDVTNDEEIVAVMNQVVVDYGRIDVLLNNAGYGVFEHFADAPVERFAEMMDTNYMGIVRCSKAVLPIMQKQGGGHIINVASMAGKLSTVKSSGYAATKHAVLGLTNAMRAELAPMNIAVSAINPGPIDTPFLHTADPEGTYANNVRGYMLTPKRVAEAIVQMIKRRTPEVDLPLSASVGIKLYGLFPRLADRIAGRWLNRK from the coding sequence TTGTTGCATGGGAAAATTGTACTGATAACAGGCGCGGCGAGCGGCATTGGAGCAGAAACAGCCCGGTTGCTTGCAGCTTCAGGCGCAGTTCCGATCATTACGGGGCGAAGACTCGACAAACTTGAGCTAATGGCATCTTCTATTGTAGGTCAATATGGCTGTTATAAGCTGGATGTAACGAATGATGAAGAAATTGTAGCGGTGATGAACCAAGTCGTAGTGGATTACGGGAGAATTGATGTCCTGCTGAACAATGCCGGCTATGGTGTGTTTGAACATTTTGCGGATGCTCCGGTTGAGCGTTTCGCCGAAATGATGGATACGAATTATATGGGCATCGTCCGCTGCAGCAAAGCAGTGCTGCCGATTATGCAGAAGCAAGGCGGCGGCCATATTATTAATGTCGCTTCCATGGCAGGCAAGCTGAGTACCGTAAAGTCATCGGGCTACGCGGCCACGAAGCATGCCGTTCTCGGCTTGACCAATGCGATGCGGGCAGAGCTCGCACCGATGAATATCGCTGTATCGGCGATTAATCCGGGACCGATCGATACGCCTTTTCTACATACGGCTGACCCGGAGGGCACGTATGCGAACAATGTTCGCGGATACATGCTGACGCCGAAGCGGGTAGCCGAAGCGATTGTACAAATGATTAAGCGCAGGACGCCGGAGGTGGATTTGCCTTTGTCGGCTTCTGTTGGAATAAAGCTTTACGGGCTGTTCCCGAGGCTCGCGGATCGGATTGCAGGCCGCTGGTTAAACCGCAAATAG
- a CDS encoding chemotaxis protein CheX, with the protein MKAEYINPFLESAKIVIEQLIQIKPSTGQLGVKEVKFVENYIWIQIGINGQMNGDIVFGLSEEVALKMVSAMMGGFVIAEMDEMGKSAISELGNMISGNASTMLFNQGVRVDITPPKVLHSAQTAGFNASKALTIPLIMDGIGELDIQVLIAS; encoded by the coding sequence ATGAAGGCCGAATATATTAATCCCTTTCTAGAGTCCGCTAAGATTGTTATAGAACAATTGATTCAGATTAAACCTTCGACTGGCCAGCTCGGCGTAAAGGAAGTTAAATTTGTCGAGAATTACATATGGATTCAGATCGGCATTAACGGTCAGATGAATGGCGATATCGTATTTGGCCTAAGCGAGGAAGTAGCGCTCAAAATGGTGTCCGCGATGATGGGCGGCTTCGTAATAGCAGAGATGGATGAAATGGGCAAGAGCGCAATCTCCGAGCTTGGTAATATGATCAGCGGCAATGCCAGCACAATGCTGTTCAACCAAGGCGTACGGGTAGATATTACACCTCCTAAGGTGCTTCACTCCGCGCAAACTGCAGGCTTCAATGCTTCGAAGGCGTTAACGATTCCACTAATTATGGATGGCATTGGAGAGCTTGATATTCAAGTGCTAATTGCATCGTAA
- a CDS encoding zinc dependent phospholipase C family protein: MPNIWTHFLFGQKCLQEIGETSLISAPHLERMFNMGCQGPDFLFYHNFLPWKKDPRMNLLGSEMHQHHCGEVIMDMLDTLEGQAAPQSKQEPALVYALGFLLHHLLDRVMHPYVFSRSGSRKWDHQRFEIMMDTLIARKLHGVETWKTEVWKEIDIRGELPTLIVNAFEQIAAVHYPALAARISREDWRDAMRDMVAAQKLFYDPTGMKRLFTFGQIDPFVFKRELPPLDILNDSNRPWLDPTDGKTLHTESVWDLWNLAMEEALPVVRAVLHWLRTDDSSQPELTREAPSRYQLREEAAQLIGNRSYETGLPCESMAAIRYEDPIWPSSISL, encoded by the coding sequence GTGCCGAATATTTGGACGCATTTCTTATTCGGGCAGAAGTGCCTGCAGGAGATTGGGGAAACGAGCTTGATCTCGGCTCCGCACCTGGAACGAATGTTTAATATGGGCTGCCAAGGTCCTGACTTTCTGTTCTACCACAACTTCCTGCCATGGAAAAAAGATCCCCGCATGAACTTACTAGGATCAGAGATGCATCAGCATCACTGCGGGGAAGTCATTATGGATATGCTGGATACCCTCGAAGGACAAGCGGCGCCGCAATCGAAGCAGGAGCCTGCGCTTGTCTATGCGCTTGGCTTCTTGCTTCATCATCTGCTAGATCGAGTGATGCACCCGTATGTGTTCAGCCGCTCCGGCTCACGCAAATGGGATCACCAACGGTTCGAAATCATGATGGACACCTTGATTGCGCGGAAGCTGCATGGAGTTGAAACGTGGAAAACCGAGGTTTGGAAGGAAATCGATATTCGCGGAGAGCTGCCGACGTTAATTGTGAATGCATTCGAGCAAATTGCAGCCGTTCATTATCCAGCGCTTGCGGCGCGAATCAGCCGTGAAGACTGGCGTGATGCAATGCGTGACATGGTCGCGGCGCAGAAGCTATTTTATGATCCAACAGGCATGAAACGACTGTTCACATTCGGTCAGATCGATCCGTTCGTATTTAAGCGCGAGCTGCCGCCACTCGATATATTGAACGACAGCAATCGCCCTTGGCTAGATCCGACTGACGGCAAAACCTTACATACGGAAAGCGTCTGGGATTTGTGGAACCTCGCGATGGAAGAAGCTCTTCCTGTGGTGCGCGCCGTCCTTCATTGGCTTCGGACCGACGATTCTTCGCAGCCGGAGCTAACCCGCGAAGCCCCTTCCCGGTATCAGCTGCGGGAAGAGGCAGCTCAACTGATCGGCAACCGATCTTACGAAACGGGCCTGCCTTGCGAGAGCATGGCCGCCATTCGATACGAAGATCCAATCTGGCCGTCGTCGATATCGCTATGA
- a CDS encoding HRDC domain-containing protein, whose protein sequence is MHIVFLNTFEKVGSDREVDQAQLSICEQNGVWSVIWTVAAAEEQSVWFEGGSWEEMITAFRHGVAVRMGEGYTPIIDGMLEERRSLDDGSLYSMIQCYGETNPNEEIFEALREWRRKAAITAKKSAYLVATNRMLWMISSYVPQQAEELLQIPGWGETRQAAYGEDVLAITQKFERQTHFPLNWVAEALDPKQYTGWIYKQKENKYKLLMERQHQKRALLQAIAEGKNIDELLAEVELPRRDLMDRIEKLETEGYDMEPLIERELSQIPPAEQQQLWDALLTIGDRYLKPVLHQVYGEETMQGRGKTIDLLYDRLRLLRLRYRRTKSSQVS, encoded by the coding sequence ATGCACATCGTATTTTTGAACACGTTTGAGAAAGTGGGATCAGACCGTGAGGTAGATCAAGCGCAGCTATCTATCTGCGAGCAAAATGGCGTTTGGTCCGTCATTTGGACGGTCGCGGCAGCCGAGGAGCAATCGGTCTGGTTCGAAGGAGGATCATGGGAGGAGATGATTACCGCATTTCGGCACGGCGTTGCCGTTCGTATGGGGGAAGGATATACGCCGATCATTGACGGAATGCTTGAGGAGCGCCGCAGCTTGGATGATGGCAGTCTCTATTCCATGATTCAATGCTATGGCGAGACGAATCCGAATGAAGAGATCTTCGAAGCGCTGCGGGAATGGCGCAGAAAGGCAGCGATTACAGCAAAGAAATCCGCTTACCTTGTGGCGACGAACCGGATGCTTTGGATGATTAGCAGCTACGTTCCGCAGCAAGCGGAGGAGCTTCTGCAAATTCCTGGCTGGGGAGAAACTCGGCAGGCAGCTTACGGTGAGGATGTGCTGGCGATTACGCAGAAGTTCGAGCGTCAGACGCATTTTCCGCTCAATTGGGTGGCAGAAGCGCTGGACCCAAAGCAGTATACGGGTTGGATCTACAAGCAGAAGGAGAATAAGTACAAGCTGCTGATGGAGCGACAGCACCAGAAGCGAGCGCTGCTCCAAGCTATTGCTGAAGGCAAGAACATCGACGAGCTGCTAGCAGAGGTGGAGCTGCCGAGAAGAGATCTCATGGATCGCATTGAGAAGCTGGAGACAGAGGGCTACGATATGGAACCGTTGATTGAGAGGGAGCTGAGCCAAATCCCGCCAGCGGAGCAGCAGCAATTGTGGGATGCGCTGCTCACGATCGGCGACCGTTACTTGAAGCCTGTTCTTCATCAGGTTTATGGAGAGGAAACGATGCAGGGAAGGGGGAAAACGATCGATCTGCTATATGATCGCTTGAGGCTCTTGCGTCTGCGATACCGCCGCACGAAGAGCAGCCAAGTGTCATAG
- a CDS encoding DUF3055 domain-containing protein: protein MQMNDYDFMSDTTEDTSTRFVTFITPNLKRFDLAITSTNRFYGKKLITDLQSGRTAIVGQDDLDEEGYLEFTFKLTEEEATDLRQFLELVVGTVNFTD, encoded by the coding sequence ATGCAAATGAATGATTATGATTTTATGTCCGATACCACGGAAGACACTTCGACCCGCTTCGTCACCTTCATCACGCCAAACCTGAAGCGATTCGATCTTGCCATTACATCGACGAACCGGTTCTACGGCAAGAAGCTTATCACGGATTTGCAGAGCGGCCGCACGGCCATTGTCGGTCAGGATGACCTCGACGAAGAAGGCTATCTGGAATTCACGTTCAAGCTAACGGAGGAAGAAGCTACGGATCTTCGCCAGTTTTTAGAATTAGTGGTTGGAACGGTGAATTTTACCGACTAA